In one Moritella sp. 5 genomic region, the following are encoded:
- a CDS encoding nuclear transport factor 2 family protein → MKLSNIVQRGWEAVDAGDFDTLVADYTDDITFIMPGQENIVRGLTTFRTVLDQLGGLLPPGFEIIELRQIEGKNEVVSIVEWKSNKIEFSALSVLFRFEGDKIYEERWFVDTEQWKRLF, encoded by the coding sequence ATGAAACTATCTAATATAGTACAGCGTGGTTGGGAAGCCGTTGACGCAGGTGATTTTGATACCTTAGTCGCTGATTACACAGATGATATTACATTCATAATGCCGGGACAGGAGAATATAGTAAGAGGGCTGACGACGTTTCGCACTGTGCTAGACCAGCTGGGTGGCTTACTTCCACCTGGTTTCGAAATCATAGAACTTCGTCAGATTGAAGGCAAAAATGAAGTCGTCTCAATCGTTGAGTGGAAATCAAATAAAATAGAGTTCTCCGCATTATCCGTCTTGTTCAGATTTGAAGGTGACAAAATTTATGAGGAAAGGTGGTTCGTCGATACTGAACAATGGAAACGCCTATTTTGA
- a CDS encoding oxidoreductase, which yields MALAPIKTAVIGYGFSAKTFHIPFITSLPDFELVAISSSQRDAVVTDFPTVAHYTTADDLFTNSDAELVIITAPNDVHFCLAKQALENNKHVVLEKPFVTNIADGEALIELSVEKGLVLSVYHNRRWDGDFLTVKKLIEDDRIGELKSFESHFDRFRPAVRQRWREQAANGGGILFDLGPHLLDQALALFGVPDAITAQCLIMREDSTNVDYFNLVLHYPNQVTTLHADLFSAGPNKRFSVKGSKGSYEKYGLDPQEARLIAGVLPVDVCWADETAEQYGCLYSADDAEIITTERGCYQQYFFTMANAIRLQTKPPVTAGEALLNIKLIELAMESSRLGKTLSVTL from the coding sequence ATGGCTTTAGCACCGATTAAAACAGCCGTTATCGGCTATGGTTTTTCTGCAAAAACTTTTCATATCCCCTTTATTACTAGCTTGCCTGACTTTGAGTTAGTTGCGATTAGCAGTAGCCAGCGTGATGCGGTTGTTACTGATTTTCCTACCGTAGCTCATTATACGACTGCCGATGATCTTTTTACGAACTCTGATGCCGAACTTGTCATTATTACTGCGCCCAACGATGTTCATTTTTGTTTAGCAAAACAGGCCTTAGAAAATAATAAACATGTTGTTCTCGAAAAACCGTTTGTCACCAATATTGCTGATGGTGAGGCATTAATCGAATTATCCGTCGAGAAAGGGCTTGTTCTGAGCGTTTATCATAATCGTCGTTGGGATGGTGATTTCCTTACCGTTAAAAAACTAATTGAAGACGATCGTATTGGGGAACTGAAGAGTTTCGAATCTCATTTTGACCGTTTCCGACCTGCAGTACGTCAACGTTGGCGCGAACAAGCAGCTAATGGTGGTGGTATTTTATTTGATTTAGGCCCGCATCTGCTTGATCAAGCGTTGGCATTGTTTGGTGTACCAGATGCGATCACCGCTCAATGTTTAATAATGCGAGAGGATTCAACGAACGTAGATTATTTTAATCTTGTACTGCATTACCCCAATCAAGTGACAACCCTACATGCAGATCTCTTCAGTGCTGGTCCAAATAAACGTTTCAGCGTTAAGGGGTCGAAAGGTAGTTATGAGAAATATGGATTAGATCCACAAGAAGCGCGTTTAATTGCAGGTGTATTACCTGTCGATGTATGCTGGGCTGATGAAACCGCTGAACAATACGGTTGTCTATATAGCGCTGATGATGCTGAAATAATAACAACGGAGCGTGGTTGTTATCAGCAGTATTTTTTTACAATGGCTAATGCGATTCGATTACAGACCAAACCACCGGTAACAGCAGGAGAAGCGTTGTTGAATATTAAATTAATTGAACTGGCTATGGAAAGTAGCCGCTTAGGTAAGACTTTATCTGTGACGTTGTAA
- a CDS encoding ABC transporter ATP-binding protein — protein sequence MIIASDIELLRGGKPLITNTSAKINPGQKVGLVGKNGCGKSSLFALIRHEISLDNGSLTYPSSWQVSSVKQETPALDRSAHDYVLDGDTEFRQLEAGLAQAEAADNGNKIAEFHGKLDAIGAYSINARCSELLSGLGFTEDKQQLPVQSFSGGWRMRLNLAQALLCRSDLLLLDEPTNHLDLDAVIWLEKWLKQYDGTLMLISHDRDFLDAIITKIIHVEDQKLNEYTGDYTSFEKQRAEKLSQQQSMFEKQQREVAHMQSYIDRFRYKASKAKQAQSRIKAMERMELISAANADSQFSFSFLKPDALPLPLLTMEDVCAGYGDTLILDNIKLNLVPGSRIGLLGRNGAGKSTLIKLLSAEMEPIRGTLEVNPNSKVGYFAQHQLEFLRLDDTPLQHMVRLAPDKTELELRKYLGGFGFIGEKALDIVRPFSGGEKARLVLALIVWQKPNLLLLDEPTNHLDLEMRHALSVALQGFEGAMVVVSHDRHLLRSTTDELYLVHDKKVLPFDGDLDDYHRWLSEQQKVEKQATQIVNTGVNSAQAKKDQKRKAAELRKLTQPVRKQIEKLDKQLETLGDKLTAVEAQLSETSIYEDQNKAKLKTALSEQANFVVAIEDAETTWMDLNEQLEEMIEESEHA from the coding sequence ATGATCATAGCTAGCGATATTGAACTTCTGCGTGGCGGCAAGCCGCTTATTACGAATACCAGTGCCAAAATCAATCCAGGTCAAAAGGTTGGTTTAGTCGGTAAGAATGGTTGTGGTAAATCCAGCCTATTCGCCCTTATTCGCCATGAAATTAGTTTGGATAACGGTAGCCTAACCTATCCAAGCAGCTGGCAAGTCTCTAGTGTGAAACAGGAAACGCCCGCGCTTGATCGTAGTGCCCATGATTATGTGCTGGATGGCGACACTGAATTCCGTCAATTAGAAGCTGGTCTTGCACAAGCTGAAGCAGCAGATAACGGTAATAAAATTGCAGAGTTCCACGGCAAGCTAGATGCGATTGGTGCTTACAGCATTAACGCCCGTTGCTCTGAACTGTTATCGGGTTTAGGGTTTACGGAAGACAAACAACAACTACCAGTACAAAGTTTCTCGGGTGGTTGGCGTATGCGTTTAAACTTAGCACAGGCACTGTTATGTCGTTCTGACTTATTGCTACTTGATGAACCAACCAACCACTTGGATTTAGATGCGGTTATTTGGTTAGAAAAATGGTTAAAACAGTACGATGGCACATTAATGCTGATCTCACATGATCGTGACTTCCTCGATGCCATTATTACTAAGATCATTCACGTTGAAGACCAAAAACTAAACGAATACACAGGTGATTACACCTCGTTCGAAAAACAACGTGCCGAGAAACTATCACAACAGCAATCGATGTTTGAAAAGCAACAGCGTGAAGTTGCTCACATGCAAAGCTATATCGATCGTTTCCGCTACAAAGCATCAAAAGCTAAACAAGCACAGAGTCGTATTAAAGCGATGGAGCGTATGGAGCTTATTTCTGCGGCCAATGCCGATTCACAGTTTAGCTTTAGTTTCTTAAAACCCGATGCCCTGCCACTCCCGTTGTTAACAATGGAGGACGTATGTGCAGGTTATGGCGATACCTTAATTCTAGATAACATTAAATTGAATCTCGTCCCGGGCAGTCGTATTGGTCTACTCGGTCGTAACGGCGCAGGTAAGTCAACACTGATTAAATTATTGTCTGCTGAAATGGAGCCGATTAGAGGCACACTCGAAGTTAACCCTAATTCAAAAGTAGGTTACTTTGCCCAGCACCAATTAGAATTTTTACGCTTAGACGATACGCCACTACAACACATGGTTCGTCTAGCACCAGACAAAACAGAATTAGAGCTACGTAAATATTTAGGTGGTTTTGGTTTCATCGGTGAAAAAGCGTTAGATATTGTGCGCCCATTCTCAGGTGGTGAAAAAGCACGGTTAGTATTAGCGCTGATCGTATGGCAAAAACCAAATCTATTGCTGCTTGATGAACCAACCAACCACTTGGATTTAGAAATGCGTCACGCGCTGTCAGTCGCCCTACAAGGCTTCGAAGGCGCTATGGTTGTAGTATCACATGATCGTCACTTATTACGCTCTACAACCGATGAGCTGTACTTGGTACACGATAAGAAAGTATTACCCTTTGATGGTGATCTCGATGATTACCATCGCTGGTTAAGCGAACAACAAAAAGTTGAGAAGCAAGCTACACAAATAGTGAATACTGGCGTCAACAGTGCGCAAGCAAAGAAAGATCAAAAGCGTAAAGCCGCTGAACTGCGTAAGTTGACACAACCAGTACGCAAGCAAATCGAAAAACTAGACAAGCAGTTAGAAACCTTAGGCGACAAGTTGACTGCCGTTGAAGCACAACTCAGTGAAACCAGTATTTATGAAGATCAAAACAAGGCCAAGCTAAAAACCGCATTAAGCGAGCAAGCGAACTTTGTTGTGGCGATTGAAGACGCTGAGACCACTTGGATGGACTTGAACGAACAGCTTGAAGAAATGATTGAAGAAAGCGAACACGCTTAA
- a CDS encoding YheV family putative zinc ribbon protein — protein MVERKKKRFVAGAKCPTCNEIDVIQLFQVNGVETIECVSCGYTQAQADGEVSTATRDFEQMIGVFKQ, from the coding sequence GTGGTTGAACGGAAGAAAAAACGCTTTGTCGCCGGCGCTAAATGCCCGACGTGCAATGAAATAGATGTGATCCAGCTATTTCAAGTGAATGGGGTAGAAACAATTGAATGTGTCAGCTGTGGTTATACCCAAGCGCAAGCCGATGGAGAGGTGAGTACCGCCACCCGCGATTTTGAACAAATGATTGGTGTTTTTAAGCAATAG
- the slyD gene encoding peptidylprolyl isomerase: MFIEANSVVVLHFAVTDDKGELIDDTRDSQPLEFLMGSGYLVPGLEAELEGLAVGNEFDVTIQPEQGYGIYDPELVQEVPAELFEGVEGVEPGMAFSADTDAGHRTVIVTAVEDDIIVVDANHPFAGRTLQFNGEVIGIREATEEELEHGHIHGAGGCGHDHGHDHDHEGGCCGSEEPKEEKKDGCCGGH; encoded by the coding sequence ATGTTTATTGAAGCAAACTCAGTAGTAGTACTACACTTCGCAGTAACAGACGATAAAGGCGAGCTTATCGATGATACGCGTGATTCACAACCACTGGAATTCTTAATGGGTTCTGGTTACCTTGTTCCTGGTCTTGAAGCTGAATTAGAAGGCCTAGCAGTAGGTAACGAATTTGACGTAACTATCCAGCCAGAACAAGGCTACGGCATTTATGATCCAGAACTTGTTCAAGAAGTACCTGCTGAGTTATTCGAGGGTGTTGAAGGCGTTGAACCGGGTATGGCATTCAGTGCTGACACTGATGCAGGTCACCGTACTGTTATCGTAACGGCAGTTGAAGACGACATTATTGTTGTTGATGCTAACCACCCATTTGCGGGTCGTACACTGCAATTTAACGGTGAAGTTATCGGTATTCGTGAAGCAACTGAAGAAGAGCTAGAGCATGGTCATATTCATGGCGCTGGCGGTTGTGGTCATGACCACGGACACGACCATGATCATGAAGGCGGCTGTTGTGGTTCTGAAGAACCAAAAGAAGAGAAAAAAGATGGTTGTTGCGGCGGCCACTAG
- a CDS encoding SlyX family protein → MEIQQLEERVCDLEMKLSFQDDTIEQLNNAIIDQQKILEDQKVQLTFLISRIKTMQVGSGLASEADETPPPHY, encoded by the coding sequence ATGGAAATTCAGCAATTAGAAGAGCGTGTTTGTGACTTAGAGATGAAACTAAGTTTTCAAGACGACACTATCGAACAATTAAATAACGCCATTATTGATCAGCAAAAAATACTTGAAGATCAAAAAGTACAGCTGACTTTTTTAATTAGTCGTATAAAAACAATGCAGGTGGGCAGTGGACTAGCAAGCGAAGCAGATGAGACACCACCACCGCATTATTGA
- the fkpA gene encoding FKBP-type peptidyl-prolyl cis-trans isomerase, giving the protein MKKFFKVTVLASAVSLLAACGQEAQEAPAEKVTDIKAYTEDQQAAYAIGSIVARNLVAPLKRQEELGAPLDKEIIVQGITDALNESTQLSDEELQTVLKAYDEKMNTLSTEAARIESEKAEVDAKKFFAENGKKEGITTTESGLQYEVLAAGTGKKATPSDTVTVHYTGSLLNGNVFDSSVERGEPATFALNRVIPGWTEGVALMNVGSKYKLYIPSELGYGAQGAGADIPPNSTLVFEVELLEIAGQDK; this is encoded by the coding sequence ATGAAAAAATTTTTTAAAGTAACGGTACTCGCTTCAGCAGTATCTCTGTTAGCGGCATGTGGTCAAGAAGCACAAGAAGCTCCAGCAGAAAAAGTAACAGACATTAAAGCATACACTGAAGATCAACAAGCGGCTTATGCAATCGGTTCAATCGTTGCACGCAACTTGGTCGCACCCCTTAAGCGTCAAGAAGAGTTAGGTGCACCATTAGATAAGGAAATCATCGTTCAAGGTATTACTGATGCGTTAAACGAATCCACGCAGTTATCTGATGAAGAATTACAAACTGTATTAAAAGCGTATGACGAGAAAATGAATACGCTATCAACTGAAGCTGCACGTATAGAAAGCGAAAAAGCAGAAGTAGATGCAAAAAAATTCTTTGCTGAAAATGGCAAGAAAGAAGGTATCACCACGACTGAATCTGGTCTTCAATATGAAGTGCTAGCAGCGGGTACAGGCAAGAAAGCAACACCAAGTGATACGGTAACTGTGCATTATACTGGCTCATTATTAAATGGTAACGTTTTTGATAGCTCTGTTGAACGTGGCGAACCAGCAACATTCGCACTTAATCGTGTGATCCCTGGTTGGACTGAAGGTGTGGCGCTAATGAACGTGGGTAGTAAGTATAAATTATACATCCCATCTGAATTAGGTTATGGCGCACAAGGTGCGGGTGCAGATATTCCACCAAATTCAACATTAGTATTTGAAGTTGAATTATTAGAAATTGCTGGTCAAGATAAGTAA
- the rsd gene encoding sigma D regulator, giving the protein MLTKLEQAQQAWGGTHNAIDHWLEERQELIVDYCKLEGLPPFEKTATLPSKDELQAFCQILIDYLSTGHFEVYDQIVSQCAEYSVKSLALAQKIQPKIVLTTEALLEFNDKYAEANQDDDILLLSLDEDMSKIGELLEQRFELEDKLLFTLATYHREVVDAE; this is encoded by the coding sequence ATGTTAACCAAATTAGAACAAGCGCAACAAGCTTGGGGCGGCACGCACAACGCCATCGATCATTGGCTAGAAGAGCGACAAGAACTGATTGTCGATTATTGCAAACTCGAAGGCTTACCCCCATTTGAAAAAACAGCCACATTACCCAGCAAAGATGAACTGCAAGCCTTTTGCCAAATATTAATTGATTATTTATCTACGGGTCATTTTGAAGTTTATGACCAAATCGTATCTCAATGTGCAGAATACAGCGTAAAAAGCCTTGCCCTCGCACAAAAAATCCAACCTAAGATAGTGTTAACCACAGAAGCATTACTTGAATTCAATGATAAATACGCCGAAGCAAATCAAGATGACGACATTCTCCTGCTATCTTTAGATGAAGATATGTCAAAAATCGGAGAGCTATTAGAACAACGCTTTGAGTTAGAAGATAAATTGCTGTTTACCCTAGCGACTTATCACCGCGAAGTTGTCGACGCAGAATAA
- the hemE gene encoding uroporphyrinogen decarboxylase, producing MSELKNDRYLRALAKESVDQTPVWMMRQAGRYLPEYKATRAEAGDFMSLCKNAELACEVTLQPLRRFPLDAAILFSDILTIPDAMGLGLYFSEGEGPKFERPITCKADVDKIGIPDPEGELQYVMNAVRTIRKNLNGSVPLIGFSGSPWTLATYMVEGSGTKTFTKIKKMAFAEPQTLHLLLDKLADSVITYLNAQIAAGAQSVMVFDTWGGVLSPRDYKDFSLQYMHKIVDGLTRFNDGRKVPVTLFTKNGGQWIEQIVATGCDAIGLDWTIDIAEAKARVGDKVALQGNMDPSMLYASPERIREEVSTILSGFGTGNGHVMNLGHGIHLDVEPEKAGVFIEAVGELSKQYHK from the coding sequence ATGAGCGAGTTAAAGAATGATCGTTATTTACGTGCGTTAGCCAAAGAATCGGTAGACCAAACACCAGTATGGATGATGCGCCAAGCAGGCCGTTATTTACCAGAATACAAAGCAACGCGTGCTGAAGCCGGTGACTTTATGTCGCTGTGTAAGAATGCAGAACTTGCTTGTGAAGTAACGTTACAACCATTACGCCGTTTTCCACTTGATGCGGCTATTCTGTTTTCAGATATCTTAACCATCCCTGATGCGATGGGTTTAGGTTTGTATTTCTCAGAAGGTGAAGGTCCTAAATTTGAGCGACCTATTACGTGTAAAGCTGATGTTGATAAGATCGGTATCCCAGATCCCGAAGGCGAATTACAATATGTAATGAACGCGGTGCGTACTATTCGTAAAAACCTTAATGGTTCAGTACCGTTAATTGGCTTTTCTGGTAGCCCATGGACGTTAGCAACTTATATGGTTGAAGGTAGCGGTACTAAAACGTTCACTAAAATTAAGAAAATGGCATTTGCTGAACCACAAACGCTACACTTATTATTAGATAAGTTAGCGGATTCAGTGATCACTTACCTTAACGCGCAAATTGCGGCGGGCGCACAGTCTGTGATGGTATTTGATACTTGGGGCGGCGTATTATCGCCACGAGATTACAAAGATTTCTCACTGCAGTACATGCACAAAATTGTTGATGGCTTAACGCGTTTTAACGATGGCCGTAAAGTGCCTGTTACGCTGTTCACTAAGAACGGTGGTCAATGGATCGAGCAGATCGTAGCAACAGGTTGTGATGCGATTGGTCTGGATTGGACAATTGATATTGCAGAAGCTAAAGCCCGTGTTGGTGATAAGGTTGCACTGCAAGGTAATATGGACCCTTCAATGCTTTATGCATCACCAGAACGTATTCGTGAAGAAGTAAGCACGATCTTATCTGGTTTTGGTACAGGCAATGGTCACGTGATGAACTTAGGTCACGGTATCCATTTAGATGTTGAACCTGAAAAAGCAGGTGTATTCATCGAAGCGGTTGGCGAATTGAGTAAGCAATACCACAAGTAA
- the bamD gene encoding outer membrane protein assembly factor BamD, with amino-acid sequence MKKSIKLAISLSLALVVATGCSSKSEPTVPDKPAIELYSIAQQSLQAGNFVSAIETLEALDTRYPFGPHTVQVQLDLIYAYYKNSDTAQALANIDRFIRLNPSHKDIDYVYYMRGLTNMGADYNLFHDLFNIDRSDRDPSYANAAFNDFTRLIKRYPESEYVADAQKRAIAIKSRLARYELSAAEYYMKRKAYIAAIQRAQYIIDNFADTESRTGALKVMIKAYDILEQPTLKANAEKILAVNAD; translated from the coding sequence ATGAAAAAATCAATAAAATTAGCAATAAGTCTATCGCTCGCACTGGTTGTGGCAACAGGTTGTTCTTCAAAATCAGAACCGACTGTACCGGATAAACCAGCCATCGAGCTATACAGCATCGCTCAACAATCGTTACAAGCGGGTAATTTTGTTTCCGCTATTGAAACGCTTGAAGCGCTTGATACACGTTATCCATTTGGCCCGCACACTGTGCAAGTGCAGTTAGACTTGATCTATGCTTACTACAAGAATAGTGACACAGCACAGGCATTGGCCAATATAGATCGTTTTATTCGCTTAAATCCAAGCCATAAAGACATAGACTATGTCTACTATATGCGTGGACTTACCAATATGGGCGCGGATTATAACCTATTTCATGACCTATTTAATATAGATCGTTCAGATCGAGACCCAAGTTATGCAAATGCAGCCTTCAATGACTTCACGCGCCTGATCAAACGCTACCCAGAAAGTGAGTATGTGGCTGATGCGCAAAAGCGTGCGATTGCAATTAAAAGTCGCCTCGCACGTTATGAATTGTCGGCAGCTGAATATTACATGAAACGTAAAGCCTACATAGCGGCGATCCAGCGTGCACAGTATATTATCGATAATTTTGCAGATACAGAGTCACGAACTGGCGCATTAAAAGTAATGATTAAAGCGTACGACATTTTAGAACAGCCAACGCTTAAAGCTAACGCCGAAAAGATCTTAGCAGTTAACGCGGATTAA
- the rluD gene encoding 23S rRNA pseudouridine(1911/1915/1917) synthase RluD encodes MSQHIELSAVVAEHQVGQRLDQVLAEMFQDYSRSRLKEWILAGFVNLNGNVVVKAREKMQFGDKIILNAEVDEEVRYEPQDLPLNIVYEDDDILVINKPAGFVVHPGAGNPDGTVLNALLFHYPDIIDVPRAGIVHRLDKDTTGLMVIAKTIPAQTHLVTALQARRITREYEAVVSGTMTAGGFVDEPIGRHATKRTQMAVRPLGKPAKTHYRVAEKYRAHTLLRLRLESGRTHQIRVHMTHIMHPIVGDTVYAGRPKPPGNATDTLVLALRGFGRQALHARMLKLEHPVTGEMMMWRAERPSDMNTLIHILREDTALNMIDDFIS; translated from the coding sequence ATGAGCCAACATATAGAACTTTCTGCCGTTGTTGCAGAACACCAAGTCGGTCAACGTTTAGACCAAGTTTTAGCCGAGATGTTCCAAGATTATTCTCGTTCACGTCTGAAAGAATGGATTCTTGCAGGATTTGTTAACTTAAATGGCAACGTTGTCGTTAAAGCACGTGAAAAAATGCAATTCGGCGATAAAATTATCTTAAACGCTGAAGTTGACGAAGAAGTTCGTTACGAGCCACAAGATCTGCCACTTAATATCGTGTATGAAGACGATGACATTCTTGTTATCAACAAACCAGCTGGTTTTGTTGTGCATCCAGGTGCTGGTAACCCTGATGGTACAGTGCTTAATGCATTGCTATTCCATTATCCAGACATTATTGACGTGCCACGTGCAGGTATTGTTCACCGTCTAGATAAAGACACAACGGGTTTGATGGTTATTGCGAAAACAATTCCAGCACAAACGCATTTAGTAACAGCACTGCAGGCTCGCCGTATTACGCGTGAATATGAAGCTGTTGTATCAGGTACTATGACTGCGGGTGGTTTTGTTGATGAGCCAATCGGTCGTCACGCTACTAAACGTACGCAAATGGCTGTTCGTCCACTGGGTAAACCAGCAAAAACACATTACCGTGTTGCTGAGAAATACCGTGCGCATACGTTATTAAGACTGCGTCTTGAATCCGGTCGTACTCACCAAATCCGTGTACACATGACTCATATTATGCATCCTATCGTTGGTGATACTGTGTATGCTGGTCGTCCAAAGCCACCGGGTAATGCAACTGATACATTGGTCTTAGCACTACGTGGTTTCGGCCGCCAGGCGCTACACGCTCGCATGTTGAAATTAGAGCACCCAGTAACAGGCGAAATGATGATGTGGCGCGCAGAACGTCCGTCTGATATGAATACATTAATTCATATCCTACGTGAAGATACTGCGTTAAACATGATTGATGATTTCATCAGTTAA
- the pgeF gene encoding peptidoglycan editing factor PgeF: MMPRFIQPNWPAPDNIKALSTTREGGLSHVPYAGLNLGLHVQDDSQLVWQNRQLLMTAARLPQQPYWLNQTHSTEVVSLVGQSHNTNQLPAADASVTQMTGQVCLVMTADCLPLLICDKAGTQVAAIHAGWRGLLDGIIENTIAKLTATPNELLVWLGPAISQAYFQVGSEVRDAFIAHDPKASRAFIADGDKWLADLYLLARQRLQALTVNAADIYGGDHCTYREIDLFYSYRRDNQTGRQASLIYLESQ, from the coding sequence ATTATGCCTCGTTTTATTCAACCAAACTGGCCCGCGCCGGATAATATAAAGGCGCTAAGCACTACTCGTGAGGGGGGGCTGAGTCATGTGCCCTATGCAGGACTAAATTTAGGTCTGCATGTGCAAGATGACAGTCAGTTGGTGTGGCAAAATAGGCAGTTGTTAATGACCGCTGCTCGTTTACCGCAGCAGCCATATTGGTTGAATCAAACCCACAGTACAGAGGTTGTTAGTTTAGTGGGGCAATCCCACAATACGAATCAACTTCCTGCTGCTGATGCGTCTGTAACACAGATGACGGGGCAAGTTTGTTTAGTGATGACGGCAGACTGTTTACCGCTATTAATTTGCGATAAAGCGGGTACGCAAGTTGCTGCTATTCATGCTGGTTGGCGTGGTTTACTCGATGGTATTATTGAAAATACTATTGCGAAGCTTACTGCTACACCAAATGAACTATTAGTGTGGTTAGGTCCAGCAATCAGCCAAGCATATTTTCAAGTAGGCAGTGAAGTACGTGATGCCTTTATTGCACATGATCCAAAAGCAAGCCGCGCGTTTATTGCCGATGGTGATAAATGGTTAGCTGATTTATATTTATTAGCGCGTCAACGTCTACAAGCGTTAACGGTTAATGCGGCTGATATTTACGGTGGTGACCACTGTACTTACCGCGAAATTGATTTATTCTATTCATATCGACGAGATAACCAAACGGGTCGTCAGGCAAGTTTGATTTACCTTGAATCTCAATAA